The proteins below are encoded in one region of Streptomyces ficellus:
- a CDS encoding cysteine synthase family protein, which translates to MIHPHIADALKRPDLVRLSEGMVLIRFESMKVYSALAAVGNLLDRGVIRPGQTLVDSSSGIYAHALALACHRYGLRCHIVASTTVDATTLAQLEVLGATVEQVRPSRNLKLDQELRVRRVRELLAERPDVHWMRQYHDDVHYLGYREVADQLAAAAPDRPLTVVGGVGSGASTGGIVQHLRRRDPDVRLVGVQPFGSVTFGSQDHHDPEAIIAGIGSSIVFDNVRHHLYDAVHWMDFTHALSGTVALLRDHAVFAGLSTGAAYLTATHETRRHPDRLHLVIGADTGHRYVEQVHARHAQALDPAALKPVEVDSPEAMSMPWSVMAWNRTPCPAHWKEAAA; encoded by the coding sequence GTGATACACCCCCACATCGCCGACGCCCTCAAGAGGCCGGACCTCGTCCGGCTGTCGGAGGGCATGGTCCTGATCCGGTTCGAGTCGATGAAGGTCTACTCCGCCCTCGCCGCCGTCGGGAACCTGCTCGACCGGGGCGTGATCCGGCCGGGGCAGACCCTGGTCGACAGCTCCAGCGGCATCTACGCCCACGCCCTGGCGCTGGCCTGCCACCGCTACGGCCTGCGCTGCCACATCGTCGCGTCGACCACGGTCGACGCGACCACCCTGGCGCAACTGGAGGTCCTCGGCGCGACCGTCGAGCAGGTCAGGCCGTCGCGGAACCTCAAGCTGGACCAGGAGTTACGGGTGCGGCGGGTGCGGGAGCTCCTCGCCGAGCGGCCCGACGTCCACTGGATGCGCCAATACCACGACGACGTCCACTACCTGGGCTACCGGGAGGTCGCCGACCAGCTCGCGGCGGCGGCGCCGGACCGGCCGCTCACGGTCGTCGGCGGCGTCGGGTCCGGGGCCTCCACGGGCGGGATCGTGCAACACCTGCGCCGCCGCGACCCGGACGTGCGGCTGGTGGGCGTCCAGCCGTTCGGCAGCGTCACGTTCGGCAGCCAGGACCACCACGATCCCGAGGCGATCATCGCGGGCATCGGCTCGTCGATCGTGTTCGACAACGTGCGCCACCACCTCTACGACGCGGTGCACTGGATGGACTTCACCCACGCCCTGTCCGGCACGGTCGCCCTGCTGCGCGACCACGCCGTCTTCGCGGGCCTGTCGACGGGCGCCGCCTACCTGACCGCCACGCACGAGACGCGGCGCCATCCGGACCGGCTCCATCTGGTGATCGGCGCCGACACGGGCCACCGGTACGTCGAGCAGGTGCACGCCCGGCACGCGCAGGCCCTGGACCCGGCCGCGCTGAAGCCCGTCGAGGTGGACAGTCCCGAGGCGATGTCCATGCCCTGGTCCGTCATGGCGTGGAACCGCACGCCCTGCCCGGCGCACTGGAAGGAGGCCGCCGCATGA
- a CDS encoding oxygenase MpaB family protein, with the protein MTYTEQSLDALRLAGDELADATVATLFERGEVGTFNTLMRYVSTAGQPLPEGLPDVAREYLRTTAAPPAWVDWDEMEKARLFFIDNNVHISTALSFASMPACYVVPHVARLLSATHSLKYPSKRMAETGQFTVYLMQPDAFEAGSRFIPAAQKVRLLHASIRYHLRREGRWDTAALGTPICQEDMIGGQMMFSIQVLDALHRLGVHMSVEGAEAYYYAWRVVGAMLGVDQDHVPRDLEAARRFSDLYMVRHMGPSDEGAHLTRQLIDLYEEVVPGTLFDPVVSALIRYLVGDTCADWLQVPRTSWDTVVKAAPALLNVLETIEDRSPLGAWALDRLGHLTTVLELSSLTRGRVMHYAVPEHLKKDYGVTSVVSRTRRWTPPAAHPEW; encoded by the coding sequence ATGACCTACACCGAGCAGTCCCTGGACGCCCTGCGCCTGGCGGGTGACGAACTGGCGGACGCCACGGTGGCCACCCTGTTCGAGCGCGGGGAGGTGGGCACGTTCAACACCCTGATGCGGTACGTCTCCACCGCGGGGCAGCCACTGCCCGAGGGCCTGCCTGACGTGGCCCGGGAGTACCTGCGCACGACCGCCGCTCCGCCGGCATGGGTGGACTGGGACGAGATGGAGAAGGCGCGGCTGTTCTTCATCGACAACAACGTCCACATCTCCACGGCGCTGTCGTTCGCCTCGATGCCGGCCTGCTACGTCGTGCCGCACGTCGCGCGGTTGCTGTCGGCCACCCACTCGCTGAAGTACCCCTCCAAACGGATGGCCGAGACGGGCCAGTTCACCGTGTACCTGATGCAGCCGGACGCCTTCGAGGCGGGCAGCCGCTTCATCCCCGCCGCCCAGAAGGTCCGTCTGCTGCACGCGTCCATCCGGTACCACCTCCGGCGCGAGGGCCGCTGGGACACCGCGGCGCTGGGCACACCGATCTGTCAGGAGGACATGATCGGCGGGCAGATGATGTTCTCGATCCAGGTCCTGGACGCACTGCACCGGCTGGGCGTCCACATGAGCGTCGAGGGAGCGGAGGCGTACTACTACGCCTGGCGGGTGGTCGGGGCGATGCTCGGCGTCGACCAGGACCACGTCCCCCGCGACCTGGAGGCCGCCCGCCGCTTCTCCGACCTGTACATGGTCCGGCACATGGGCCCCAGCGACGAGGGCGCCCATCTGACCCGCCAGCTGATCGACCTGTACGAGGAGGTCGTCCCCGGCACCCTCTTCGACCCGGTCGTCTCCGCCCTGATCCGGTACCTCGTCGGCGACACCTGCGCCGACTGGCTCCAGGTGCCCCGCACCTCCTGGGACACCGTGGTGAAGGCCGCTCCGGCCCTGCTGAACGTCCTGGAGACCATCGAGGACCGCTCACCGCTGGGCGCCTGGGCACTGGACCGGCTGGGCCACCTGACCACCGTGCTGGAACTCAGCTCGCTCACCCGTGGACGCGTCATGCACTACGCCGTCCCGGAGCACCTGAAGAAGGACTACGGAGTCACCTCCGTGGTGTCCCGCACCCGACGCTGGACGCCGCCGGCCGCCCACCCGGAGTGGTGA
- a CDS encoding acyl-CoA dehydrogenase — protein sequence MPGTTTAPGPVPSSTSTSIEGGWDGGTPPAEEIRALLRTARDVADDLAADAVARDRAGRPPADEAARLREAGLPGRLVPPGRTHGVDWRTGCAVVRETATADSSLGELLARHYVHTWSGRFYGTPRRASALERDTAREQWIWAGAVGAAGGFDGSGPDLTLTPLGSGYLLDGRLAVETAATVADQFVVDAVCAVTGDLLVVRVAPGRPGVSVVPAGDRLGQRVAGAGVVTFERVTVTPAQVLGPRPHDTESTAPHTALAGPALRLALCHVGLGIAEGALAEARDTSRSGLAARPLPADPDLLLAYGELASAARTAAVVVERATETMAGALEAGPDLDVDEPADVSALVATAETVTARAALHITTRVLELADTPGLDRFWRNARVLTAHHAATHRLRDIGEHYLNGTHRPAPAGR from the coding sequence GTGCCCGGAACGACGACGGCCCCCGGCCCCGTCCCCTCGTCCACCTCCACCTCCATCGAGGGCGGGTGGGACGGCGGCACCCCGCCCGCCGAGGAGATCCGCGCCCTGCTCCGCACCGCTCGGGACGTCGCGGACGACCTCGCCGCCGACGCCGTGGCCCGCGACCGGGCCGGCCGGCCGCCCGCCGACGAGGCGGCCCGGCTGCGCGAGGCCGGGCTGCCGGGCCGCCTCGTCCCACCGGGGCGTACGCACGGTGTCGACTGGCGCACCGGGTGCGCCGTCGTACGGGAGACGGCCACCGCGGACAGTTCCCTCGGCGAGTTACTGGCCCGCCACTACGTGCACACGTGGAGCGGCCGCTTCTACGGGACGCCCCGGCGGGCCTCCGCCCTGGAACGGGACACCGCGCGCGAACAGTGGATCTGGGCGGGCGCGGTGGGCGCCGCCGGCGGTTTCGACGGGAGCGGCCCGGACCTCACCCTCACCCCGCTCGGCTCCGGGTACCTGCTGGACGGGCGGCTGGCGGTGGAGACCGCGGCGACCGTCGCGGACCAGTTCGTCGTGGACGCCGTCTGCGCGGTGACCGGTGATCTGCTGGTCGTGCGGGTGGCGCCCGGCCGGCCGGGGGTGTCCGTCGTCCCGGCCGGGGACCGGCTCGGCCAGCGGGTCGCCGGTGCGGGTGTCGTCACCTTCGAGCGGGTGACCGTCACGCCCGCGCAGGTGCTCGGACCGCGGCCGCACGACACGGAGTCCACCGCGCCCCACACCGCGCTGGCCGGCCCGGCGCTCCGGCTCGCCCTGTGCCACGTCGGCCTGGGCATCGCCGAGGGGGCCCTCGCCGAGGCGCGCGACACCAGCAGGAGCGGCCTGGCCGCCCGGCCCCTCCCCGCGGACCCCGACCTCCTCCTCGCGTACGGGGAGCTGGCGTCCGCCGCCCGGACCGCCGCGGTGGTGGTCGAACGGGCGACGGAGACGATGGCCGGGGCCCTGGAAGCGGGGCCGGACCTCGACGTGGACGAGCCCGCCGACGTCTCGGCGCTGGTGGCCACGGCCGAGACGGTCACCGCCAGGGCGGCGCTGCACATCACCACGCGGGTACTGGAGCTGGCCGACACGCCCGGCCTGGACCGGTTCTGGCGCAACGCCCGGGTGCTGACGGCGCATCACGCGGCGACCCACCGGCTGCGGGACATCGGCGAGCACTACCTCAATGGGACGCACCGCCCGGCGCCGGCGGGCCGCTGA
- a CDS encoding ribonuclease H family protein produces the protein MSDRIIAACDGAAKGNPGPAGWAWVIADAAGRPERWEAGPLGRATNNVGELTALHRLLEAVAPGTSVEVRMDSQYAMKAVTQWLPNWKRNGWRTAAGKPVANQELVRGIDALLADRDVEFRYVPAHRVDGDPLNAIADQAASDAAVTQQAAGTAHGAALIPVPAPERSAPAPRPRSGTGARKRPAGAASATGAGDPGTGRRSGPRTIKAKFRGTCPCGRSYAAGESIAKLGTRWGHPGCEAAVAG, from the coding sequence ATGTCCGATCGCATCATCGCCGCCTGTGACGGGGCGGCCAAGGGAAATCCCGGCCCGGCGGGCTGGGCGTGGGTCATCGCCGACGCGGCCGGCCGGCCCGAGCGCTGGGAGGCCGGTCCGCTGGGCCGCGCCACCAACAACGTCGGTGAACTCACCGCGCTGCACCGGCTGCTGGAGGCGGTGGCGCCCGGGACCTCCGTCGAGGTGCGCATGGACTCCCAGTACGCCATGAAGGCTGTGACGCAGTGGCTGCCGAACTGGAAGCGCAACGGCTGGAGGACGGCGGCGGGCAAGCCCGTCGCCAACCAGGAGCTGGTGCGGGGCATCGACGCCCTGCTGGCGGACCGGGACGTCGAGTTCCGGTACGTGCCCGCCCACCGCGTGGACGGCGACCCGCTGAACGCCATCGCCGACCAGGCGGCCAGCGACGCCGCCGTCACCCAGCAGGCAGCCGGCACCGCGCACGGTGCCGCCCTGATCCCGGTGCCCGCGCCGGAGCGCAGCGCCCCGGCGCCCCGCCCGCGATCGGGCACCGGGGCCCGCAAGCGCCCGGCCGGCGCCGCGTCGGCCACGGGCGCCGGCGATCCGGGCACGGGAAGGCGCTCCGGTCCGCGCACCATCAAGGCGAAGTTCCGCGGAACCTGCCCGTGCGGCCGGTCGTACGCCGCCGGCGAGTCCATCGCCAAGCTCGGCACGCGCTGGGGCCACCCCGGCTGCGAGGCCGCTGTGGCCGGCTGA
- a CDS encoding RrF2 family transcriptional regulator, producing the protein MRISARADYAVRAALLLAAGERGGPLKAEAIAEAQEIPHKFLESILNDMRRGGLVLSQRGVNGGYRLARPASEISVADVVRAVDGPLVSVRGVRPPELSYSGPAESLLPLWIALRASVRSILEGVSLADVASGRLPELAHSLAEDPAAWSNP; encoded by the coding sequence ATGCGGATCTCGGCCAGGGCGGACTATGCGGTGCGTGCCGCGCTGCTGCTCGCCGCCGGTGAGCGGGGCGGACCGCTGAAGGCCGAGGCCATCGCGGAGGCGCAGGAGATCCCGCACAAGTTCCTCGAGAGCATCCTCAACGACATGCGCCGGGGCGGGCTGGTCCTCAGCCAGCGGGGGGTCAACGGCGGTTACCGGCTGGCCAGGCCCGCGAGCGAGATCAGCGTCGCCGACGTGGTGCGCGCGGTGGACGGCCCGCTGGTGTCGGTGCGGGGCGTACGGCCGCCGGAGCTGTCCTACAGCGGCCCCGCCGAGTCGCTGCTCCCGTTGTGGATCGCGCTGCGCGCCAGCGTCCGGAGCATTCTCGAGGGTGTCTCGCTGGCGGACGTGGCGTCCGGCCGCCTCCCGGAGCTGGCGCACTCCCTGGCGGAGGACCCCGCCGCCTGGTCCAATCCCTGA
- a CDS encoding amidohydrolase family protein, giving the protein MGSAPAPVLRTATSGRAGPPSAGGQLNASGTGRTGGATADDTTRADLSDGRPPGAGVLSRRGFLAGAGSAAGAALVPPAAAAAVAAREQVVSLRFSEATNGAADLAPSGDRLIAEVQHVLWSFPRAGGAAVALAPAVLEPHRPVHSPDGSLVAFCAYRGGGFHLWTMRPDGSELRRRTGGPWDDRGPAWSPDGTRLAFASERGGDAVSGAPYRIWVLHLRSGALSAVSGLPGQAGPLQEGRWEDFDPVWSPDGGRILCVRAAVRSAGSGTSLDARTVVSVPADGAGPVSVVHTETTAAQVLAPAPSPDGKRLAHLRVTPAPHGGCALVVDGEPVAVAGDVAAVPPRWTADGALLLTVDGRFTLVRPGEPRAAETIPFEGTVRVRRPRYRTKAHDFEGGRTRPVRGIHLPALSPDGRRIAFAALDSLWLAATEGGRPPRRLVRAGPTRYLLGPAWAPDGASLVYADDGDGLLGVYRHDLATGARTTLATGGRVHPALSPDGGRLACLDLAGRLLVKDLATGTERVLAAPLAGGGLPGRPSWSPDGRFLALCDRNRLNQRFREGYNLVRVVDASTGAGRLHAVAPHTSVSDRYGSGPVWSPDGRWMALIVESALCLLPVAPDGTPTGPPRTLTTEPADHPSWSGDSRTLLHLSGARLRLTAVDGGGTRTVRVPLDYRRAGAADTVVRAGRFWDGTGDESSVREDVDVVVRGGRVAAVEPHWSGRDRSAARRVDASDRTVLPGLWDAHSHPWQYTYGGRQTACQLAYGVTTAVSLGGFAHEQARIREAADAGLLAGPRLLSCGELLDGSRVAYSMGRAHRTRAGLRRSLERGAALDWDVVKTYVRAPGWVMEEAARFAHERLGVRVGSHFCSPGLQTGQDMTSHLSATQRGESGHAVTATGRAYQDLRELYTAAGTDFTLIATPFPAMWLVGADPGLARDDRVVSVMPPWDSALVRELAALPPGEARLAALRTETEVYRRVLAAGGLVALGTDAPIVPVGLSLHLNLRALHLGGLSPAEALATATRLPARAFALDRDLGTLEVGRVADLVVVDGDPFTDFDALVRTVSVLKGGVPYERAALVGAFAAPEVRSRGDRTGPAGQDWAAVGRALRGDGCCAPGPDLG; this is encoded by the coding sequence ATGGGCTCCGCGCCGGCTCCGGTGCTCCGGACGGCCACGTCCGGACGGGCCGGCCCGCCGTCAGCGGGAGGGCAGTTGAACGCCAGTGGGACGGGCCGGACCGGTGGTGCGACGGCCGACGACACGACACGCGCGGACCTCTCCGACGGGCGGCCGCCGGGCGCCGGGGTGCTGTCCCGCCGCGGGTTCCTCGCCGGCGCCGGGTCTGCGGCGGGAGCCGCCCTGGTGCCGCCGGCGGCGGCCGCGGCTGTGGCGGCCCGGGAGCAGGTCGTTTCCCTGCGCTTCTCGGAGGCCACGAACGGGGCGGCCGACCTCGCGCCGTCCGGCGACCGGCTGATCGCCGAGGTCCAGCACGTGCTGTGGTCGTTCCCCCGCGCCGGAGGGGCCGCCGTCGCGCTCGCACCGGCCGTCCTGGAACCCCACCGCCCCGTCCACTCCCCCGACGGCTCCCTGGTCGCGTTCTGCGCCTACCGGGGCGGCGGGTTCCACCTGTGGACCATGCGGCCCGACGGCTCGGAGCTGCGCCGGCGCACCGGCGGGCCCTGGGACGACCGGGGCCCCGCCTGGTCGCCCGACGGGACGCGGCTCGCCTTCGCCTCCGAGCGCGGCGGCGACGCCGTGTCCGGTGCCCCGTACCGCATCTGGGTGCTCCACCTGCGCAGCGGCGCGCTCAGCGCCGTCAGCGGACTGCCGGGGCAGGCGGGGCCGTTGCAGGAGGGCCGCTGGGAGGACTTCGACCCGGTGTGGTCGCCGGACGGCGGGCGGATCCTGTGCGTACGGGCGGCCGTGCGGAGCGCCGGCTCCGGGACGTCACTCGACGCCCGGACGGTGGTGTCCGTGCCGGCCGACGGTGCCGGTCCGGTGAGCGTCGTCCACACCGAGACCACCGCCGCCCAGGTGCTGGCGCCCGCGCCGTCGCCGGACGGGAAGCGGCTCGCCCACCTGCGGGTCACCCCGGCGCCCCACGGCGGGTGCGCGCTGGTCGTGGACGGCGAGCCGGTGGCCGTCGCCGGGGACGTCGCCGCCGTACCGCCGCGCTGGACCGCCGACGGCGCGCTGCTGCTCACCGTCGACGGCCGGTTCACGCTCGTACGGCCCGGGGAGCCCCGTGCCGCGGAGACGATCCCCTTCGAGGGGACCGTGCGGGTGCGCCGCCCGCGGTACCGGACCAAGGCGCACGACTTCGAGGGCGGCCGGACGCGTCCCGTGCGGGGCATCCACCTGCCCGCGCTGTCGCCCGACGGGCGCCGGATCGCCTTCGCCGCGCTCGACTCGCTGTGGCTGGCCGCGACGGAGGGCGGGCGTCCCCCGCGCCGGCTGGTGCGCGCGGGGCCGACGCGCTACCTCCTCGGGCCGGCGTGGGCGCCCGACGGGGCGTCGCTGGTGTACGCGGACGACGGCGACGGCCTGCTCGGGGTGTACCGCCACGACCTCGCCACGGGCGCGCGCACGACGCTGGCGACCGGCGGCCGCGTCCACCCGGCCCTCTCCCCCGACGGCGGCCGGCTCGCGTGCCTGGACCTGGCGGGGCGCCTCCTCGTGAAGGACCTGGCCACCGGTACCGAACGCGTGCTGGCGGCCCCGCTGGCCGGTGGCGGCCTGCCGGGCCGGCCCAGCTGGTCCCCGGACGGCCGCTTCCTCGCCCTGTGCGACCGCAACCGGCTGAACCAGCGCTTCCGCGAGGGCTACAACCTCGTCCGCGTCGTGGACGCCTCGACCGGTGCCGGCCGGCTGCACGCGGTCGCCCCGCACACCTCCGTCTCCGACCGGTACGGTTCCGGTCCCGTGTGGTCGCCCGACGGCCGGTGGATGGCGCTGATCGTCGAGTCGGCCCTGTGCCTGCTGCCCGTCGCGCCGGACGGCACACCGACGGGCCCCCCGCGCACGCTCACCACCGAGCCGGCCGACCACCCGTCGTGGTCGGGCGACTCCCGGACGCTGCTCCATCTGTCGGGCGCCCGGCTGCGGTTGACCGCCGTCGACGGCGGCGGCACGCGTACCGTGCGGGTCCCGCTGGACTACCGGCGGGCGGGGGCCGCCGACACCGTGGTGCGCGCCGGCCGGTTCTGGGACGGCACGGGCGACGAGTCGTCGGTGCGGGAGGACGTCGACGTCGTCGTGCGTGGCGGGCGCGTCGCGGCGGTGGAACCGCACTGGTCCGGCCGTGACCGGTCGGCGGCGCGGCGGGTCGACGCCTCGGACCGGACGGTGCTTCCCGGCCTGTGGGACGCCCACAGCCACCCCTGGCAGTACACGTACGGCGGCCGGCAGACCGCGTGCCAGCTGGCCTACGGCGTCACGACGGCCGTGTCGCTCGGCGGGTTCGCCCACGAGCAGGCCCGCATCAGGGAGGCGGCCGACGCCGGGCTGCTGGCCGGCCCGCGGCTGCTGAGCTGCGGCGAGCTGCTGGACGGCTCCCGGGTGGCCTACAGCATGGGCCGGGCGCACCGCACGCGCGCGGGGCTGCGCCGGTCCCTGGAGCGGGGTGCCGCGCTCGACTGGGACGTGGTCAAGACGTACGTGAGGGCGCCGGGCTGGGTGATGGAGGAGGCGGCGCGGTTCGCCCACGAGCGGCTCGGGGTGCGCGTGGGCAGTCACTTCTGCTCGCCGGGGCTCCAGACCGGACAGGACATGACCAGTCACCTGTCGGCGACGCAGCGCGGGGAGTCCGGACACGCGGTGACCGCGACGGGCCGGGCCTACCAGGACCTGCGGGAGCTGTACACGGCCGCCGGCACCGACTTCACCCTGATCGCCACGCCGTTCCCGGCGATGTGGCTGGTGGGCGCGGACCCCGGGCTCGCCCGGGACGACCGGGTCGTGTCGGTCATGCCGCCGTGGGACTCCGCGCTGGTACGGGAGCTGGCCGCGCTGCCGCCGGGCGAGGCCCGGCTGGCGGCGCTGCGCACGGAGACGGAGGTGTACCGGCGGGTCCTCGCGGCGGGCGGACTGGTGGCGCTGGGGACGGACGCGCCGATCGTGCCGGTGGGCCTGTCGCTGCACCTGAACCTGCGGGCCCTGCACCTGGGCGGCCTGTCGCCGGCCGAGGCCCTCGCGACGGCCACGCGGCTGCCCGCGCGGGCGTTCGCCCTGGACCGGGACCTGGGCACCCTGGAGGTGGGCCGGGTCGCGGACCTCGTGGTGGTGGACGGCGACCCGTTCACGGACTTCGACGCGCTGGTGCGCACGGTGTCGGTGCTCAAGGGCGGGGTGCCGTACGAGAGGGCCGCGCTCGTCGGGGCGTTCGCCGCACCGGAGGTCCGGTCGCGCGGGGACCGGACCGGGCCGGCCGGGCAGGACTGGGCGGCCGTCGGCCGCGCCCTGCGCGGGGACGGGTGCTGTGCGCCCGGCCCGGACCTCGGGTGA
- a CDS encoding VOC family protein: MRVKDFDHVVLNVEDVERSLEFYCGPLGLEPVRVEEWRAGKVPFPSVRVTPTMIIDLFARARGESNVDHICLVVDPLDWQEVIDSGTFDVVEGPVSRFGARGCAQSVYVKDPDGNTVELRWYPQDAAD, encoded by the coding sequence ATGAGGGTCAAGGATTTCGACCATGTGGTGCTCAATGTCGAAGACGTGGAGCGGTCACTGGAGTTCTACTGCGGGCCGCTCGGCCTGGAGCCGGTACGGGTCGAGGAGTGGCGGGCGGGCAAGGTGCCGTTCCCGTCCGTGCGGGTCACCCCGACGATGATCATCGACCTGTTCGCCCGCGCCCGCGGCGAGTCGAACGTCGACCACATCTGCCTGGTCGTCGACCCCCTGGACTGGCAGGAGGTCATCGACTCGGGCACGTTCGACGTCGTGGAGGGGCCGGTCAGCCGCTTCGGAGCCCGGGGCTGCGCCCAGTCCGTCTATGTGAAGGACCCCGACGGCAACACGGTCGAACTGCGCTGGTACCCGCAGGACGCCGCGGACTGA
- a CDS encoding polyprenyl synthetase family protein has translation MSERDALDALKDRVDEEVLRFVEDEVDRLLAIDADLAPVAEQLRVATARGKRLRATFCYWGWRAAGQPDSPALVRAAAAMELVHAAAVVHDDLIDDSPLRRGVPTAHRALRAAVPGRNDAGEAARSLAMLVGDLLISWAGQMFTACGLPGAYLSRARPLWDVLARELVAGECLEILRTGAGPDTAASLKVIRYKTAKYTVEHPLHIGGALAGAPPGLREVFTDYGLPLGEAFQLRDDLLGLFGEPEDTGKACADDIAAHRPTALLALTWRSADGAERDELTRLLGRRDLTGEDLDRVRAIMRRTGAPDRVEEMITDRVRAATAVVAQAGLPVQAARALTGLARTATDRRH, from the coding sequence ATGTCTGAGCGCGACGCGCTCGACGCGCTCAAGGACCGGGTCGACGAGGAGGTCCTCCGCTTCGTCGAGGACGAGGTCGACCGGTTGCTGGCGATCGACGCCGACCTGGCGCCGGTCGCCGAACAGTTGCGGGTCGCCACGGCCCGGGGCAAGCGGCTGCGGGCCACGTTCTGCTACTGGGGGTGGCGGGCGGCCGGGCAGCCCGACAGTCCCGCGCTGGTGCGGGCCGCCGCCGCGATGGAGCTCGTGCACGCGGCGGCCGTCGTCCACGACGACCTGATCGACGACAGCCCGCTGCGCCGCGGGGTGCCGACCGCCCACCGCGCCCTCCGGGCGGCCGTACCGGGCCGGAACGACGCCGGGGAGGCGGCCCGTTCCCTGGCCATGCTCGTGGGCGACCTGCTGATCTCGTGGGCCGGGCAGATGTTCACGGCCTGCGGCCTGCCCGGCGCCTACCTGTCCCGGGCCCGCCCGCTGTGGGACGTACTGGCCAGGGAACTCGTGGCCGGGGAGTGCCTGGAGATCCTGCGCACCGGCGCCGGGCCGGACACGGCCGCGTCCCTCAAGGTGATCCGCTACAAGACGGCCAAGTACACCGTCGAGCACCCCCTGCACATCGGTGGCGCCCTGGCCGGTGCCCCACCCGGCCTGCGCGAGGTCTTCACGGACTACGGCCTGCCCCTCGGTGAGGCCTTCCAGCTGCGGGACGACCTGCTCGGGTTGTTCGGCGAGCCGGAGGACACCGGCAAGGCCTGCGCCGACGACATCGCCGCCCACCGGCCCACCGCCCTGCTCGCCCTGACCTGGCGGTCGGCCGACGGCGCCGAGCGGGACGAGCTGACGAGGCTCCTGGGCCGTCGCGACCTGACCGGTGAGGACCTGGACCGCGTCCGGGCGATCATGCGCCGGACGGGCGCGCCGGACCGCGTCGAGGAGATGATCACCGACCGGGTGCGCGCGGCCACCGCGGTCGTGGCGCAGGCGGGCCTGCCGGTGCAGGCCGCCCGGGCACTGACCGGTCTCGCCCGGACCGCCACCGATCGCCGCCACTGA
- a CDS encoding sulfite exporter TauE/SafE family protein: MKTLILLALAGLGAQLVDGSLGMAYGVTSTSLLLAVGTNPAAASATVHLAEIGTTLASGAAHWRFGNVDWRVVARIGIPGAVGAFAGATFLSNLSTEVAGPVMALILLGLGVYVLGRFTFLGLPTGNLGKPLRKRFLSPLGVVAGFLDATGGGGWGPVGTPAILASGRLEPRKVIGSIDTSEFLVAVAASAGFLVGLGSEGVNASWAVALLVGGLIAAPVAAWLVRHVPPRVLGSAVGGLIVLTNARTLLRSDWLGAGDATQWTVYAVLYAVWAAALAHSVREHRRQSAAPAASEAGVPGQDGGAPQGADAPSTPVSR, from the coding sequence GTGAAGACGTTGATTCTGCTGGCACTTGCGGGGCTCGGCGCCCAACTGGTCGACGGGAGCCTGGGCATGGCCTACGGCGTCACCTCCACCTCCCTGCTGCTCGCCGTCGGCACGAACCCCGCCGCCGCCTCCGCCACCGTGCACCTCGCCGAGATCGGCACGACGCTCGCCTCGGGTGCGGCGCACTGGCGGTTCGGCAATGTGGACTGGCGCGTCGTCGCCAGGATCGGCATCCCGGGGGCCGTCGGGGCGTTCGCCGGGGCGACGTTCCTCTCGAACCTCTCCACCGAGGTCGCGGGGCCCGTCATGGCCCTGATCCTGCTGGGCCTCGGCGTCTACGTGCTGGGCCGGTTCACCTTCCTCGGCCTGCCCACCGGCAACCTGGGCAAGCCCCTGCGCAAGCGGTTCCTGTCCCCGCTCGGCGTGGTCGCTGGGTTCCTGGACGCCACCGGGGGCGGTGGCTGGGGCCCGGTCGGCACACCGGCGATCCTCGCCAGCGGGCGGCTGGAGCCGCGCAAGGTCATCGGCTCCATCGACACCAGCGAGTTCCTGGTGGCCGTCGCCGCGAGCGCCGGCTTCCTCGTCGGCCTCGGCTCCGAGGGGGTCAACGCCTCCTGGGCGGTCGCGCTGCTCGTCGGCGGGCTGATCGCCGCGCCCGTCGCCGCCTGGCTGGTACGCCATGTGCCGCCGCGCGTCCTCGGTTCGGCCGTGGGCGGCCTCATCGTCCTCACCAACGCCCGCACGCTGCTGCGCAGTGACTGGCTCGGTGCCGGCGACGCCACCCAGTGGACGGTCTACGCCGTCCTGTACGCGGTCTGGGCCGCCGCCCTCGCGCACTCCGTCAGGGAACACCGGCGCCAGTCCGCGGCACCGGCCGCGTCCGAGGCCGGTGTCCCCGGGCAGGACGGCGGCGCCCCACAGGGCGCCGACGCCCCCTCGACCCCCGTGAGCCGGTGA
- a CDS encoding polyprenyl synthetase, with amino-acid sequence MEYRKRQDEGLAGNGLVQLAAGVADLAFSGLSSAARTARGLLTRADVPELAAEARQQLRARGRLVMDRAAVVPPAHLEVLARRAAARRAGDGDV; translated from the coding sequence GTGGAGTACCGGAAGCGACAGGACGAGGGCCTCGCGGGCAACGGGTTGGTGCAGTTGGCGGCCGGCGTCGCCGATCTGGCCTTCAGCGGCCTGTCGTCGGCGGCGCGGACCGCACGGGGACTGCTCACCCGCGCCGACGTGCCCGAGCTGGCGGCCGAGGCGCGGCAGCAGCTCAGGGCCCGGGGGCGACTGGTCATGGACCGGGCCGCCGTCGTACCCCCGGCGCACCTGGAAGTGCTGGCCCGGCGTGCGGCCGCCCGCCGCGCCGGTGACGGCGATGTCTGA